One stretch of Niallia sp. XMNu-256 DNA includes these proteins:
- a CDS encoding ReoY family proteolytic degradation factor, whose amino-acid sequence MNAPVSVNEKKDFIRWFLNHYQLKRRECVWILNYLMSHDQLMEKVHFVEQAQYCPRGIIMSAHCVDEVPFRFYKENVMTTDAEKSFHDIRLNRDEDIYIQLNFRASYKAPQFAAVLEENPFMPKNIQISDKDRQLAEKFLINSIEKFQKDKLLKQIDEALDKKDQEAFQKLTAQLNKLMDAK is encoded by the coding sequence ATGAACGCCCCTGTTTCTGTCAATGAGAAAAAAGACTTTATTCGTTGGTTTCTAAATCATTACCAATTGAAAAGACGAGAGTGTGTATGGATTTTAAACTACTTAATGAGTCACGATCAACTAATGGAGAAAGTTCATTTTGTTGAACAGGCTCAATACTGTCCGAGGGGTATCATCATGTCTGCCCATTGTGTTGACGAAGTACCTTTTCGCTTTTACAAGGAAAATGTGATGACAACAGATGCCGAGAAATCTTTTCACGACATCCGTTTAAATCGAGATGAAGACATATACATTCAACTAAACTTCCGTGCATCCTATAAAGCTCCTCAGTTTGCAGCTGTATTAGAAGAGAATCCATTTATGCCAAAAAACATCCAAATTAGCGATAAAGATCGTCAATTAGCAGAAAAGTTTTTAATTAACAGCATTGAAAAGTTCCAAAAGGATAAACTCCTCAAACAAATTGACGAAGCCCTTGACAAAAAAGATCAAGAGGCCTTTCAAAAGCTTACGGCCCAGTTAAATAAACTGATGGACGCTAAATGA
- the ndk gene encoding nucleoside-diphosphate kinase, which translates to MEKTFLMVKPDGVQRNLIGEIISRFEKKGFQLVGGKLMNIPRELAEEHYGEHKERPFFGELVDFITSGPVFAMIWEGENVIATARQMMGSTNPKDAAPGTIRGDFGVTVGKNVIHGSDSPESAVREIGLFFKEEEVVQYDKLMGQWIY; encoded by the coding sequence ATGGAAAAAACATTTTTAATGGTTAAACCAGATGGTGTACAACGTAATTTAATTGGTGAAATAATTTCACGGTTTGAGAAAAAAGGTTTTCAACTTGTTGGTGGAAAATTAATGAATATTCCTAGAGAATTAGCCGAAGAGCATTACGGTGAACATAAAGAACGTCCTTTTTTTGGTGAATTAGTTGATTTTATCACATCTGGTCCAGTATTTGCGATGATTTGGGAAGGCGAAAATGTCATTGCAACTGCTCGTCAAATGATGGGTTCAACAAATCCAAAGGATGCTGCACCTGGAACCATTCGCGGCGATTTTGGAGTAACAGTTGGAAAAAACGTAATTCATGGTTCTGACTCTCCTGAAAGTGCAGTTCGTGAAATCGGATTATTTTTTAAGGAAGAAGAAGTAGTTCAATACGATAAATTAATGGGTCAATGGATTTATTAA
- the aroB gene encoding 3-dehydroquinate synthase, with protein MIQHMVKTPLKSYPVYIGPGVIDELPRFIQEHLSVTKIMVITDEKVGVLYLDRILQLLKDFHVEAIRVPSGEEAKTFDVYYECQTAALNAGLDRGSLILALGGGAVGDLAGFVAATFMRGIPFIQLPTTILAHDSAVGGKVAINHPKGKNMIGAFYQPEAVIYDTHFLASLPQHEIRSGFAEVIKHGLIQDFSFYTWLKNHIRQLEYLTEEDLVTFLAKGIEIKSVIVGEDEKETGVRAYLNFGHTLGHAIEAEMGYGKITHGEAVVIGMGFALQLSQKFAGLQMDTAAFQIWLDSLGYQTELPRGLSLDALIQRMKGDKKSIDGQIRFVLLNKIGMPQIYELSETEILGELEQFSL; from the coding sequence ATGATTCAACATATGGTCAAGACTCCATTAAAATCTTACCCAGTCTATATCGGGCCTGGTGTAATTGATGAACTGCCCCGTTTTATACAGGAACATCTATCTGTCACGAAAATCATGGTTATTACGGATGAAAAGGTGGGAGTTCTTTATTTAGATCGAATCCTTCAATTACTCAAAGACTTTCATGTTGAAGCAATAAGGGTACCAAGTGGGGAAGAGGCTAAAACATTTGACGTTTATTATGAATGTCAAACAGCAGCTTTAAATGCCGGTCTTGATCGCGGTTCCTTAATCCTTGCACTTGGCGGCGGTGCGGTTGGAGATTTGGCAGGATTTGTTGCTGCGACATTTATGCGAGGAATTCCTTTTATTCAGCTGCCAACTACGATCTTGGCACATGATAGTGCGGTAGGTGGGAAGGTTGCGATCAATCATCCGAAAGGTAAAAATATGATTGGGGCATTTTATCAACCAGAGGCAGTGATCTATGATACTCATTTCTTAGCTAGTTTGCCACAGCATGAAATACGTTCGGGTTTTGCTGAAGTTATTAAGCATGGACTCATACAGGATTTTTCTTTCTATACTTGGCTAAAAAATCATATTCGCCAATTAGAATATTTGACAGAAGAGGATCTTGTTACGTTTTTAGCAAAAGGAATTGAGATTAAGAGCGTGATTGTCGGTGAGGACGAGAAGGAAACTGGGGTAAGAGCTTATTTAAACTTCGGTCATACTCTTGGACACGCGATTGAAGCTGAAATGGGCTATGGGAAAATCACTCATGGAGAAGCCGTTGTAATTGGAATGGGATTCGCCTTACAACTTAGTCAGAAATTTGCAGGGCTTCAAATGGATACAGCAGCCTTTCAAATATGGCTTGATTCATTAGGCTATCAAACCGAGTTGCCGAGAGGTTTATCTTTAGATGCACTCATCCAAAGGATGAAAGGTGATAAAAAATCAATCGATGGGCAAATTAGGTTTGTCCTTTTAAATAAAATTGGAATGCCGCAAATCTATGAATTATCCGAAACGGAAATTTTAGGAGAGTTAGAGCAATTCAGCCTCTGA
- the aroA gene encoding 3-phosphoshikimate 1-carboxyvinyltransferase: MGSKPLEYNQHSLTGEITVPGDKSISHRSVMFGAIAEGDTTVTGFLLGDDCLNTVACFRQLGVDIQQTEDKLVIHGKGWSGLKEPKEVLDVGNSGTTIRLLMGLLAGRESHSTIIGDESIGKRPMTRVTKPLTEMGAQIDGRQNGEYTPLSIRGGQIKGITYHPSVASAQVKSSILLAGLQAEGRTTVIEPEKSRDHTERMIRQFGGIVEEDGLSVSVKGGQTLKGTTIHVPGDISSAAFFLVAGAIVPNSSIILKNVGLNPTRTGIIDVLKEMGADMTIEMKSDENNFEPVGDITIKTSNLKGMTIGGDLIPRLIDEIPVIALLASQAEGQTIIRDAQELKVKETNRIDTVVNELSKLGVAIKATEDGMVIQGNNRLTGGTVSSHGDHRIGMMLAVAALICENEVFLQEKESISVSYPQFFNDLQQLIATD; the protein is encoded by the coding sequence ATGGGTTCAAAACCATTAGAATACAATCAACATTCATTAACTGGAGAGATTACAGTCCCAGGTGATAAATCCATCTCACACCGTTCGGTTATGTTTGGAGCAATTGCAGAGGGTGACACAACCGTAACTGGTTTTCTATTAGGAGATGATTGTTTAAATACGGTTGCTTGTTTTCGTCAATTGGGTGTTGATATACAGCAGACCGAGGATAAATTAGTGATTCATGGAAAAGGATGGAGCGGTTTAAAGGAACCAAAAGAAGTGCTAGACGTAGGTAATTCAGGAACAACTATTCGCTTGCTAATGGGCCTTTTAGCTGGTCGTGAATCTCACAGTACAATCATAGGGGATGAATCTATTGGAAAGCGACCAATGACAAGGGTAACGAAGCCGTTGACAGAAATGGGAGCACAAATTGATGGTCGCCAAAACGGAGAGTATACCCCATTATCGATCCGAGGTGGACAAATTAAGGGGATTACCTATCACCCTTCTGTTGCAAGTGCTCAAGTGAAATCTTCCATTCTCTTAGCTGGTTTGCAAGCAGAGGGAAGAACAACTGTTATAGAACCAGAAAAGTCAAGAGACCATACGGAACGAATGATCCGACAATTTGGCGGTATAGTAGAAGAAGATGGTTTATCCGTATCAGTAAAAGGTGGACAAACTTTAAAAGGAACGACTATTCATGTTCCAGGAGATATCTCATCTGCTGCTTTTTTCCTTGTTGCAGGAGCGATTGTACCTAATAGCTCTATTATCTTAAAGAATGTCGGTTTAAATCCAACTCGTACTGGAATTATTGATGTGCTAAAAGAGATGGGTGCTGATATGACAATTGAAATGAAATCAGATGAGAATAATTTTGAACCTGTTGGAGACATAACGATTAAAACGTCAAATTTAAAGGGAATGACCATTGGCGGTGACTTAATTCCTCGATTAATTGATGAAATTCCTGTAATTGCTTTACTTGCTTCTCAAGCAGAGGGTCAAACAATTATCCGTGATGCCCAAGAATTAAAGGTAAAAGAGACGAACCGGATTGATACAGTTGTGAATGAACTATCAAAGCTTGGAGTAGCGATTAAAGCAACTGAAGACGGCATGGTTATTCAAGGCAATAATCGATTAACTGGTGGAACGGTATCAAGTCATGGCGACCATCGGATTGGAATGATGCTTGCGGTTGCCGCATTAATCTGTGAGAACGAGGTTTTTCTCCAAGAAAAAGAATCAATTTCAGTATCCTACCCACAATTTTTTAATGATCTCCAGCAATTAATAGCTACAGATTGA
- the aroC gene encoding chorismate synthase, with the protein MRYLTAGESHGPQLTTIIEGLPAGMPLLQEDINEQLARRQKGYGRGRRMQIEKDIVEITSGVRHGLTLGSPVALVVENNDWKHWVKIMGAEPFEGNEEDIKRKVTRPRPGHADLNGALKYGHRDMRNVLERSSARETTVRVAAGAVAKKLLSLLGIEVASHVVEIGGVKASETSYDSIQSLREITEESPVRCLDPEAGEKMMRAIDSAKENGDSIGGTVEVIVEGMPAGVGSYVHYDRKLDSKLAAAICSINAFKGVEFGIGFDAAHIPGSQVHDEIVWSEERGFYRKTNRLGGLEGGMSNGMPLVIRGVMKPIPTLYKPLQSVDIESKEEFTASVERSDSCAVPAAAVVAENVVAWELASAIIDQFYSDRFETLKEVVDEHRKYAREF; encoded by the coding sequence ATGAGATATTTAACAGCAGGAGAATCACATGGCCCGCAATTAACAACCATTATAGAGGGACTACCAGCGGGAATGCCTCTATTACAAGAGGATATAAATGAACAATTGGCAAGAAGACAAAAAGGGTATGGTCGCGGCCGTCGAATGCAAATTGAAAAGGATATAGTTGAGATCACTAGTGGGGTTAGACATGGATTAACATTAGGGTCGCCAGTTGCATTAGTTGTAGAAAATAATGACTGGAAACACTGGGTAAAAATCATGGGGGCTGAGCCTTTTGAAGGAAATGAAGAAGATATCAAACGGAAAGTTACGAGACCTAGACCAGGTCACGCTGATTTAAACGGAGCGTTAAAATACGGTCATCGTGATATGAGAAATGTATTAGAACGATCCTCTGCGCGAGAAACGACCGTTCGTGTTGCAGCAGGGGCTGTAGCGAAAAAATTATTATCTCTACTAGGAATCGAGGTTGCATCCCATGTAGTAGAAATTGGTGGGGTAAAGGCATCAGAGACAAGTTATGACTCGATTCAAAGCTTAAGAGAAATAACAGAAGAATCACCTGTACGCTGTCTAGATCCAGAAGCAGGGGAAAAAATGATGAGAGCGATTGACTCAGCAAAGGAAAATGGCGACTCAATCGGTGGAACTGTAGAGGTTATTGTAGAGGGTATGCCAGCAGGGGTTGGCAGTTATGTGCATTATGATCGTAAGTTAGATTCGAAACTGGCTGCAGCAATCTGCAGTATTAATGCATTCAAAGGTGTTGAATTTGGAATAGGCTTTGATGCAGCGCATATTCCAGGGAGCCAAGTACATGATGAGATCGTTTGGTCTGAAGAAAGAGGGTTCTATCGAAAAACCAATCGTTTAGGTGGCTTAGAAGGTGGTATGTCCAATGGGATGCCACTTGTCATAAGAGGAGTTATGAAACCAATTCCAACATTGTACAAGCCGCTGCAAAGTGTGGATATTGAGTCAAAAGAGGAATTTACAGCAAGTGTTGAACGCTCAGATAGTTGTGCCGTACCAGCAGCTGCGGTTGTTGCTGAAAATGTTGTTGCATGGGAATTGGCTTCAGCCATTATTGATCAGTTTTATAGTGATCGTTTTGAAACGCTAAAAGAAGTAGTTGATGAACACCGTAAATATGCGAGGGAATTTTAA
- a CDS encoding protein-glutamate O-methyltransferase CheR yields MPTDYQQFISRIKSKTGIDLSLYKETQMKRRLTSLYEKKGYSFFEAYFQGVTRDSELLYEFLDRMTINVSEFYRNYKRWEVLEKGILPKMLKRVNKPKVWSAACSTGEEPYTIAMILSKYMPLSKINILASDIDEKAIARAKLGIYPERSLNEIPVDMKRRFFTREESGYVLSEEIKKTVTFKKHNLLAEPYGTAYDLIICRNVLIYFTEEAKDSIYQKFSKALNQDGILFVGSTEQIFNVNKYRFEVEDTFFYKKI; encoded by the coding sequence ATGCCTACTGATTATCAACAATTCATTAGTCGCATAAAATCCAAAACAGGAATTGATCTAAGTCTATACAAAGAGACACAAATGAAAAGAAGACTAACCTCCTTGTATGAAAAGAAAGGATACTCCTTCTTTGAAGCATACTTTCAAGGGGTGACTCGTGATTCAGAATTGTTATATGAATTTTTGGATCGAATGACGATCAATGTTTCCGAATTTTATCGTAATTATAAACGTTGGGAGGTTTTAGAAAAAGGAATCTTGCCAAAAATGCTAAAAAGGGTAAATAAACCAAAAGTATGGAGCGCAGCATGTTCGACAGGCGAGGAACCATATACAATAGCGATGATATTATCCAAGTATATGCCGTTATCAAAAATTAATATATTAGCATCAGATATTGATGAAAAAGCGATCGCTCGAGCAAAATTAGGAATTTACCCTGAACGGTCTCTCAACGAAATCCCGGTGGATATGAAAAGAAGATTTTTTACTCGTGAGGAGAGCGGGTACGTCCTTTCAGAGGAAATTAAAAAGACCGTCACTTTTAAAAAACATAATTTATTAGCTGAACCCTATGGAACAGCTTATGATTTAATTATATGTCGCAATGTTCTCATTTATTTTACAGAAGAAGCAAAGGATAGTATATATCAAAAATTTTCAAAGGCTCTAAACCAGGACGGTATCCTTTTTGTTGGTAGTACTGAACAAATTTTTAATGTAAACAAATATCGTTTTGAAGTGGAAGATACTTTTTTCTACAAAAAGATATAA
- the hepT gene encoding heptaprenyl diphosphate synthase component II, which translates to MKFKMMYSFLNKDIDIVEKALEEAVYADSALLREASLHLLQAGGKRIRPLFVLLAAKFGEYDIHKIKKVAVSLELIHAASLIHDDVIDDASIRRGQPTVKAKWDNRIATYTGDYIFARALELMAEIEKPQAHTILSHTMVELVIGELEQMKDKYRFNQNLRDYLRRIKRKTALLIESSCQLGAITANVDEKTAWNLAKYGYYVGMSYQIIDDILDFTGTEKELGKPSGGDLLQGNITLPALIAMENEAIAKEIRKVHEKMTKEEMEEIIKLIIDCGAIERARNISNQYLNKALIMVEQLPDNQAKTALRNIAKYIGKRKF; encoded by the coding sequence ATGAAATTTAAAATGATGTATTCATTTTTAAATAAGGATATTGATATAGTAGAGAAAGCATTAGAAGAGGCTGTGTATGCTGATTCGGCACTGCTAAGAGAAGCCTCTCTTCATTTGTTGCAAGCGGGGGGGAAGCGGATTCGTCCTCTTTTTGTGTTATTGGCGGCTAAATTTGGTGAGTACGATATTCATAAGATCAAAAAAGTGGCGGTTTCTTTAGAGTTAATCCATGCTGCCTCTCTTATTCATGATGATGTAATTGATGATGCGTCCATTCGAAGAGGACAACCGACCGTTAAAGCTAAATGGGATAATCGAATTGCTACTTATACAGGCGACTATATTTTTGCTCGTGCTTTAGAATTAATGGCTGAAATAGAAAAACCTCAGGCACATACAATTCTTTCGCATACAATGGTTGAGTTGGTCATCGGTGAATTAGAGCAAATGAAAGATAAATATCGGTTTAATCAAAATTTAAGGGATTATTTACGGAGAATCAAAAGGAAAACGGCTCTGTTAATTGAATCGAGCTGTCAGTTAGGTGCAATTACGGCCAATGTTGACGAAAAAACAGCATGGAATCTGGCGAAATATGGATATTATGTGGGGATGTCCTACCAAATTATCGATGATATTCTTGATTTTACAGGAACTGAAAAGGAATTAGGGAAGCCATCTGGAGGAGATTTGTTACAAGGGAATATCACACTTCCGGCTTTAATTGCCATGGAAAATGAGGCAATTGCAAAGGAAATTCGTAAAGTCCATGAGAAGATGACTAAGGAAGAAATGGAAGAGATTATTAAATTGATTATTGATTGTGGTGCAATTGAAAGAGCTAGAAACATCAGCAATCAATATTTAAATAAAGCCCTAATCATGGTTGAACAACTTCCCGATAATCAGGCCAAAACCGCACTTCGTAATATTGCTAAATATATTGGCAAAAGAAAATTTTAG
- the aroH gene encoding chorismate mutase, with protein sequence MQVRGVRGAITIKEDTEIAVLQETDRLLREMIKANKIDPEQVASVFISVTDDITNAFPARAMRAIDGWSYVPVMCMKEMAVPHALQKCIRVMMHINTTKRQREIEHIYLEEAVTLRPDLVQHRNNQD encoded by the coding sequence TTGCAAGTTCGAGGAGTCCGCGGGGCGATTACAATTAAAGAAGATACTGAAATAGCTGTTTTACAAGAAACGGACCGATTATTACGAGAGATGATCAAAGCGAATAAAATCGATCCAGAGCAGGTGGCTTCCGTATTTATTTCTGTAACAGATGATATTACGAATGCTTTTCCAGCAAGAGCGATGCGTGCGATCGACGGGTGGAGCTATGTACCTGTCATGTGTATGAAGGAAATGGCTGTCCCTCATGCATTACAGAAATGTATACGAGTAATGATGCATATTAATACAACGAAAAGGCAACGGGAAATTGAGCATATTTATTTAGAAGAGGCTGTTACTTTACGGCCGGACTTAGTACAACATAGAAACAATCAAGATTAA
- a CDS encoding tetratricopeptide repeat protein — protein MDVANKIITHLENGLYEKAMEEYEAILAIGSHEEKFLVAEGLFQYGFILEAQNLIKELIKVYPQEGELIVLLAETLMEQGNEEAAVLELEKISPNDPSYPQSLLLMADLYQMEGLYEVSKQKLLKAKELLPNEAVIDFALGELNYEEGKFSEAIHYYKMVIQTTEEVGGVNLNQRIADALSAGGSFEDALHYYEKALMEKMELNTLFNYGFTALQAGFNEKAIKLFLQLKEIDPEYYSLYTNLARAYERVEDVEKGYQILKEAMQYDEFNKDLYLYAGKLALKIGKEDEAEQMFREALALDPELIEAALTLNKLFLHQERYEDIIEIISIVGVEEDPQFNWDAAIAYQNLEEYSQALNSYENAYTFFKDSSDFLSHYGYFLVEEGKREKAVEVFSELIKMEPNNEEYVDVWQRLTEDIDPL, from the coding sequence ATGGATGTAGCGAATAAAATAATCACACACTTGGAAAATGGATTATACGAGAAAGCAATGGAAGAGTATGAGGCCATTTTAGCTATTGGTTCACATGAAGAAAAGTTTTTAGTTGCAGAAGGTCTATTTCAATATGGCTTTATCCTTGAGGCTCAGAATTTAATAAAAGAGCTTATAAAAGTCTATCCACAAGAAGGTGAACTTATAGTCTTACTGGCGGAAACGCTAATGGAACAAGGAAATGAAGAGGCTGCGGTGCTAGAATTAGAGAAAATCAGCCCAAATGACCCGAGTTATCCGCAAAGCTTATTGCTTATGGCCGATCTTTATCAGATGGAAGGCCTTTATGAAGTTAGTAAACAAAAATTATTAAAGGCAAAGGAGCTGTTACCAAATGAAGCAGTCATTGATTTTGCATTAGGCGAGCTTAATTATGAGGAAGGAAAATTTAGCGAAGCCATCCATTATTATAAAATGGTTATTCAAACAACAGAAGAAGTTGGAGGTGTCAATCTAAATCAAAGAATTGCTGATGCCTTGAGTGCTGGTGGCTCATTTGAAGATGCACTACACTACTATGAGAAAGCGCTAATGGAAAAAATGGAATTAAATACACTTTTTAATTATGGTTTCACAGCTCTTCAAGCTGGTTTTAATGAAAAAGCAATTAAATTATTCCTTCAGTTAAAAGAGATTGATCCGGAATATTATTCGTTATACACCAATTTAGCACGCGCATACGAACGAGTGGAAGATGTGGAAAAAGGTTATCAAATCCTTAAAGAAGCCATGCAGTATGATGAGTTTAATAAGGATCTATATTTATATGCTGGAAAATTAGCCCTGAAAATAGGTAAAGAGGACGAGGCTGAGCAAATGTTCAGAGAAGCTTTAGCGTTAGATCCAGAATTAATAGAAGCGGCATTAACTCTGAATAAATTATTCCTTCATCAAGAAAGATATGAAGATATAATCGAAATCATAAGCATCGTTGGAGTGGAAGAAGATCCTCAATTCAATTGGGATGCGGCTATAGCTTATCAAAATTTAGAAGAATATTCACAGGCATTAAATAGCTATGAGAACGCATATACATTTTTTAAAGACTCCTCAGATTTTTTAAGCCATTACGGATATTTTCTAGTTGAAGAAGGGAAACGAGAGAAGGCCGTCGAAGTTTTTAGTGAGCTGATTAAAATGGAACCTAATAATGAAGAGTATGTAGATGTTTGGCAAAGGCTAACTGAAGATATTGACCCATTATAG
- a CDS encoding prephenate dehydrogenase — MEGQVFVIGLGLIGGSLALCIKGEHGECQITGYDINEDQGKIAKMLGVVDRLVDRIEDGAKDADLILITTPVKETEQIIDLLCEIPLKKNVIITDAGSTKYEVVKKAEEKLSSQGITFIGGHPMAGSHKSGVSAARAILFENAFYLLTPGQGIEQGKVQVLKEWLKGTNAKFLVVTPKEHDFLTGVISHFPHIIAASLVHQAEKKSKEQNLIPRLAAGGFRDITRIASSSPSMWRDILLHNKEVLMELLDQWQNEMRTVATIIKTEDGEKIYQYFADAKRFRDELPQQKGAIPAFYDLFVDVPDYPGVVSEVTGYLAKEEISITNIQIRETREDIIGVLVISFQTEEDRIRAKKCIEHYTDFETTLIS; from the coding sequence TTGGAAGGTCAAGTATTTGTCATTGGACTAGGCCTTATTGGCGGTTCTCTCGCATTGTGTATTAAAGGGGAGCATGGGGAATGCCAAATAACCGGTTATGATATTAATGAGGATCAAGGTAAAATTGCAAAAATGCTTGGAGTTGTAGACAGATTAGTAGATAGAATCGAAGACGGTGCCAAAGACGCTGATTTGATTTTAATTACGACTCCAGTTAAAGAAACAGAACAAATTATCGATCTTCTCTGCGAAATTCCTCTAAAGAAAAACGTGATAATTACAGATGCTGGAAGTACAAAATATGAGGTAGTCAAAAAGGCGGAGGAAAAATTAAGTTCGCAAGGAATTACATTTATCGGTGGACATCCAATGGCCGGTTCCCATAAAAGTGGAGTATCAGCAGCTCGCGCCATTTTGTTTGAAAATGCATTCTATCTATTAACTCCAGGTCAAGGAATTGAACAAGGAAAAGTGCAAGTGTTGAAAGAGTGGTTAAAAGGAACAAACGCAAAATTTCTTGTAGTTACACCGAAAGAACATGATTTCTTAACGGGAGTGATTAGCCATTTCCCACATATTATTGCTGCATCACTTGTCCATCAAGCTGAGAAAAAGAGTAAAGAACAAAATTTAATTCCGCGGCTAGCAGCTGGAGGATTTCGAGATATTACTAGGATAGCTTCAAGTAGCCCGTCTATGTGGCGCGATATTCTTTTACATAATAAAGAGGTATTAATGGAATTGCTAGACCAATGGCAAAACGAAATGAGAACTGTTGCTACCATTATTAAAACTGAAGATGGTGAAAAAATTTATCAATATTTTGCCGATGCTAAAAGATTCAGAGATGAATTGCCACAACAGAAAGGGGCCATTCCTGCCTTTTATGACTTATTTGTTGATGTCCCCGATTATCCGGGGGTTGTATCTGAAGTAACGGGCTATTTAGCTAAGGAAGAAATCAGCATTACCAATATACAAATTCGAGAAACTAGAGAAGATATCATTGGTGTTCTTGTTATTAGTTTTCAGACGGAAGAAGACCGTATACGAGCTAAGAAATGTATTGAGCACTATACAGACTTTGAAACAACCTTAATATCATAA
- the hisC gene encoding histidinol-phosphate transaminase — translation MQWKEQLLTLKPYQPGRPIESVKREYGLENIVKLASNENPFGASPKAVEALKEAVTNFAIYPDGYATKLRESMCDFLKVNQNQLIFGNGADNLIQIVSRAFLLPGKNTVMPSPSFSQYKHNAIVDGAEIREIPLNDGEHDLESMLKAIDENTAVVWVCSPNNPTGLHISKEKLVSFLDRVPDQTLVVIDDAYHDYVVADDFYDSVDFAKTYKNVIVVRTFSKIYGIASLRIGYGIAHEDIIRALEPVREPFNVNTLGQIAAIAAINDQEYVEECKKKNRDGMAQFELFCKEKQLKYFPSQANFILIDFGTSGDEVFQYLLERGYIVRSGNALGFPTSVRVTVGSTEENNGVIEVMTQYLQEKAAISN, via the coding sequence ATGCAGTGGAAAGAGCAATTATTAACATTAAAACCATATCAACCAGGAAGACCCATTGAATCGGTAAAACGAGAATATGGTCTTGAGAATATTGTAAAACTTGCTTCTAATGAGAACCCATTTGGGGCATCGCCTAAGGCAGTGGAAGCTTTAAAAGAAGCGGTTACTAATTTCGCTATTTACCCTGATGGATATGCGACAAAGCTGCGAGAGTCAATGTGTGATTTTTTAAAAGTAAATCAAAATCAATTGATTTTTGGAAATGGAGCAGATAATTTAATTCAAATTGTATCTCGCGCATTTTTGCTGCCGGGGAAAAACACGGTGATGCCAAGCCCTAGCTTCTCACAATACAAACATAATGCCATTGTTGATGGAGCGGAGATTAGAGAGATCCCATTAAACGATGGAGAACATGATTTAGAATCTATGCTTAAGGCAATTGATGAAAATACTGCGGTTGTTTGGGTATGCAGTCCGAATAACCCTACAGGCCTTCATATTTCAAAAGAAAAACTCGTTTCATTCCTTGATCGTGTACCAGATCAAACACTAGTGGTTATTGATGATGCATATCATGATTATGTTGTAGCTGATGATTTCTATGATTCAGTAGACTTCGCTAAAACTTATAAAAATGTAATTGTCGTAAGAACTTTTTCAAAAATTTATGGAATTGCTAGTTTAAGAATTGGTTATGGGATTGCACATGAAGATATTATACGAGCATTAGAACCAGTCAGGGAACCATTTAATGTCAACACACTTGGACAGATTGCTGCAATTGCTGCAATTAATGATCAAGAATATGTTGAAGAATGCAAAAAGAAAAATCGCGATGGAATGGCTCAATTCGAGTTATTTTGTAAAGAAAAGCAATTAAAGTATTTTCCTTCACAAGCGAACTTTATTTTAATTGATTTTGGTACGAGTGGAGACGAGGTCTTCCAATATTTATTGGAAAGAGGTTATATTGTTCGTTCTGGTAATGCATTAGGGTTCCCAACGTCTGTTAGGGTTACGGTTGGTTCTACCGAAGAGAATAATGGAGTCATAGAAGTCATGACTCAATACTTACAAGAAAAAGCGGCTATTTCAAATTAA